In the Aeromicrobium fastidiosum genome, GGCCGATCTCGCCCTGCCACCCACCGGATCGATCGACATCGCCGCAGCGCGCCTCGCCGACCTCCCTGCCGGCGGACGCACCCCGCTGGCCGAGGCCCTGCTCAAGACGGCGGACGTCCTGCGGCTCGAGCGGGTGCGCGATCCCCGCCGGCGTCCGCTGCTCGTCGTCATCACCGACGGTCGGGCGACGTACGGCGACCGTGCCCTCGAGCGAGCGCACCAGGTCGCGGCTCACCTCGGCGCGACCGGCGTCGCAAGCCTCGTGATCGACTGCGAGACCGGAAAGTTCAAGATGGGTCTCGCCCTCCAGCTCGCCGACCACCTGATGGCCGAGTACGTCCCGCTGGGCGAGGTGAGCGCCTCGGCGCTCACCGAGGTCGTGAAGGGAGCGGCCTGATGCCCCAAGGCGTCCCCCTCACCGTCCCTGACGACGGCCTCACGACCAAGCAGCGCCGCAACCGTCCGCTCGTGATGGTCCACACGGGCGCGGGCAAGGGCAAGTCGACCGCCGCGTTCGGCATGGCGATGCGCGCGTGGAACCAGGGCTGGGACATCGGCGTCTTCCAGTTCGTCAAGTCGGCCAAGTGGCGCATCGGCGAGCAGACCGTGCTCGAGCGCCTCGCCGAGCTGCACGACACGACCGGCGTCGGCGGGCCCGTCGAGTGGCACAAGATGGGCTCCGGCTGGAGCTGGTCGCGCAAGGAGGGCTCCGACGACGACCACGCCGCCGACGCCGCCGAGGGCTGGGCCGAGGTCAAGCGCCGCATCGCCGAAGAACGCCATGATCTCTACGTGCTCGACGAGTTCACCTACCCGATGAAGTGGGGCTGGGTCGATGTCGACGACGTCGTCGAGACGCTCGTGAACCGTCCCGGACGTCAGTACGTCGTCATCACGGGACGTCACGCCGACCCCAAGCTCGTCGAGATCGCCGACCTCGTCACGGAGATGCAGCACGTCAAGCACCCCTTCGACAACGGTCAGAAGGGTCAGCGAGGCATCGAATGGTGAGCACGCCGACCTCCCGCACTCTGCCCCGCCTGGTGATCGCCGCGCCCGCTTCGGGTCACGGCAAGACCACGGTCGCAACGGGACTCATGGCCGCGCTGACCCGCGCGGGTCACGACGTCTCGTGCCACAAGGTCGGCCCTGACTACATCGACCCGGGCTATCACGCACTGGCCACGGGCAAGCCGGGCCGCAACCTCGACCCGCACATGGTCGGCGAGCACCGGCTCGTGCCGCTGCTGCTCCACGGTGCCGGAGTCGGCAGTGACCGACCCGCCGACGTCGCGATCGTCGAGGGCGTCATGGGGCTGTACGACGGGCAGATCGGCGGCAACGGCTTCTCGTCCACGGCGCACGTCGCGACCGTCACGCAGACCCCCGTCGTCCTCGTCGTCGACATCTCGCACGCCTCTCGCTCGATCGCGGCCGTCGTGCAGGGCATGGTCGCGTTCGACCCGTCGGTGCGCATCGTCGGCGTCATCGTCAACAAGGCGGGCTCGGCGCGTCACGCGGGCGAGGTCGTCAGCGCGCTCGAGTCGACCGGCGTGCCGGTGCTCGGGGTGCTCCAGCGCGACGACGGCATCGTCGCGCCGTCGCGGCACCTGGGGCTCGTGCCCGCCGACGAGCGGGACGACGCGGCGCACGCCCTCGACCGGCTCGCCGACCAGATCGCCGAGCGCATCGACCTCGACCAGCTGCTGGCCCTGGCCCGCACCGCCCCCGACCTCGACGTCGAGCCCTGGGACCCGGCCACGGAGGTCCACCCGCCGGGCGGTGCACTGGCGTCCACTTCGTCCGGCGTTCTGGACGCTGACGCACCGCTCAGCGGGGGCGGTGCGGGAGCGTCCAAGCCCGTCGTCGCGATGGCGGGCGGACGGGCGTTCACGTTCCGCTACGCCGAGACCGAGGAGCTGCTGCGTGCAGCCGGCTGCGACGTCGTGACGTTCGACCCGCTGACCGACGAGACCCTGCCCGAGGGCACCGCGGGCCTCTACCTCGGCGGCGGCTTCCCCGAGGTGCACGCCGCGGGCCTCGCCGCCAATGCTCCCCTGCGCGACGCCCTGCGCGATGCCGTCGAGTCGGGGATGCCGACCGTCGCCGAGTGCGCCGGCCTGCTCTATCTGTGCCGCTCGGTCGACGGCGTCCCCATGGTCGGGGCCATCGACGCCGATGCCGTCATGAGCCCGCGACTCACGCTGTCGTACCGGTCCGTCGTCGTGCCGACCGACCAGCTGATGGGCGTCGCCGGCACCCGGGTGACAGGCCACGAGTTCCACCGCACCAAGCTCGTCGACGCGGTCGAGCAGTCGACGGCGGCGTGGCTGCTGGAGGGGGACGGGCACGGCATCGGCTCCGACACCCTGCACGCGTCGTACCTGCACACCCACTGGGCCGGCCACCCACGGATCGCCCAGCGCTTCGCCGACGCCGTCCACGCCCATAAGCCCACGGCGGCCGCGCCCCGACCCTCCCCCGTCCCCGCTGGGCCTGACGTTCTGACCGACACGCCGTCGGCGAGTCTGCAGAATCGTCAGGCCCAGCGCGAAGGGCTGGCGTTTCATGGGGATGCCGAGCTCGCGGAGGGGCTCCTCGACTTCGCGGTCAACATCCACGACGACCCCCGTCCCACGTGGCTCGACGAGGCCCTGCGCGTCGACGTCGGCTCGTACCCCGACGCCGCAGAGGCCGAGCGGGCGGTCGCCCGACGACACGGACGCGCCGATCACGAGGTGCTGGCCACGGCCGGTGCCGCCGAGGCGTTCATGCTGGTCGCCCGCATGCGGGCCTGGAAGCGCCCGGTCGTCGTGCACCCGCAGTTCACCGAGCCCGATGCGGCACTGCTGGCTGCAGGCCACCCGCCGCACCACGTGGTCTGCGACCCGGCCAACGGCTTCGCGCTCGATCCGACCCTGGTGCCGTCCGACGCCGACCTGGTCGTGATCGGCAATCCCACCAACCCGACCAGCGTCCTGCACCCCGCCCAGACGATCCGGATGCTGCTGCGGCCCGATCGCGTCGTCGTGGTCGACGAGGCGTTCATGGACTCCGTTCCCGGCGAGCAGCACTCCCTGGCCGGCACCCACCTGCCCGGTCTGCTGGTCGTGCGGAGCCTCACGAAGCTGTGGTCGATCCCCGGCGTCCGCGCGGGCTACGTGCTCGGTGCTGCCCACCTGCTCGACGAGCTGCGCACCCAGCAGTCGCCGTGGTCGGTGTCGGCCCAGGCGATCGCCGCGATGACCGCGACGACGTCGGAGCAGGCCCTGGCCGAGGCGGCCCGCCGCACGACCCGCATCGCCCAGCACAGGGCCGTCCTGACCGACGGCCTCGCCGAGCTCGGCATCCCGTTCGTGGCACCGTCGGCGCCGTTCGTGCTGGCACGACCGGGCCGCGGCAGCCACGAGAAGCTGCGGACGGCCGGATACGCCGTGCGGAGGGCCGACACGTTCCCGGGCCTGGACGACTCGTGGGTGCGCATCGCGGTGCGGCGTCCCGACACGACCCGCAAGCTGCTGGCCACGATGAGGGTGGAGCTGTCATGAACCTCGACGTCACCGGCATGCGGGCCGTCGTCGTGGGCGGCGACCTGCGGGCGGCCGGCCAGGTCTCGTCGCTGCTCGACGGCGGGGCGATCGTCACGGTCGTCGCCGGCGAGGTGACCGCCTCGATCGACGACCTCGCCGCCCGCGGTCTCGTGACCTGGATCGCCCGTGACGCAGAGCCGGACGACGTTGCGCAGTTCGACCTCGTGCTGCGGGGCCACGCCCACGCCCCGGCCCCCGAGCGCATCCTCGACATCGGATCGGTGACCCTCGTGGGCGGCGGGCCCGGCGACCCGGGCCTCGTGACGGTCGCCGGACGCGAGGCCATCGAGACCGCCGACGTCATCGTCACCGACCGACTGGCACCCCTCGCCGCACTGGCCTGGGCACGACCCGATGCCGAGATCATCGACGTCGCCAAGATCCCCGGCGGCCGGTCGACCAGCCAGGACGACATCAACCAGCTGCTCGTCGAGCACGCCAAGGCCGGCCGTCACGTCGTCCGGTTCAAGGGCGGCGACAACTTCGTGTTCGGTCGTGGCGGCGAGGAGCTGCTGGCCTGCCACGACGCCGGCATCCCGACCCGAGTCGTGCCGGGCGTGAGCTCGGCGATCGCCGCACCCGCGCTCGCCGGAGTCCCGGTCACGCACCGCGGCCTGACGCAGGGGTTCACGGTCGTCTCGGGCCACGTGCCGCCGGGCCACCCCGACAGCACGCTCGACTACGCCGCGCTCGCCCACTCCGGCACCTCGATCGTCGTGCTGATGGGCGTGCGGACGCTCGAGGCCATCTGCGCGGCCCTCGTCGAGGGCGGACTCGACCCGGCCACGCCCGCGGCGGTCGTCGCCGACGGCAGCCTGCCGAGCCAGCGCGTCGTCCGCGCCACGGTCGCCACGATCGCCGAGGCGGCCGCCGAGCTGCGACCACCTGCCGTCGCGGTCATCGGCGAGGTCGCCGACATCGACGGCCTCACGGAGGTGGCCGGCGCATGATCCTCTGGGTGCGCCACGGACAGTCGACCTGGAACGTCCTCGACCGCATGCAGGGCCACGAGCTCAGCCCGCCCCTGACCGAGCTGGGGCGGGAGCAGGCACAGCACGCCGCCGAGTCGCTCGCGGGCCGCGGCGTCGTGAGACTGCTCAGCTCGCCGGCCACGAGGGCGCTCGAAACCGCCGAGATCATCGGTGCCCACCTGGGCCTCGAGGTCGAGGTCGAGCCGCTGCTGCTCGAGAAGGGCCTCGACGAGAACTACACCAACGTCCTCGTGCGGGTGCAGCAGTTCTTGGATCGGCACAGCGTGGACCGCGACCTGCCCGACCACACCGTCGCCGTCA is a window encoding:
- the cobO gene encoding cob(I)yrinic acid a,c-diamide adenosyltransferase — encoded protein: MPQGVPLTVPDDGLTTKQRRNRPLVMVHTGAGKGKSTAAFGMAMRAWNQGWDIGVFQFVKSAKWRIGEQTVLERLAELHDTTGVGGPVEWHKMGSGWSWSRKEGSDDDHAADAAEGWAEVKRRIAEERHDLYVLDEFTYPMKWGWVDVDDVVETLVNRPGRQYVVITGRHADPKLVEIADLVTEMQHVKHPFDNGQKGQRGIEW
- a CDS encoding cobyrinate a,c-diamide synthase, translating into MVSTPTSRTLPRLVIAAPASGHGKTTVATGLMAALTRAGHDVSCHKVGPDYIDPGYHALATGKPGRNLDPHMVGEHRLVPLLLHGAGVGSDRPADVAIVEGVMGLYDGQIGGNGFSSTAHVATVTQTPVVLVVDISHASRSIAAVVQGMVAFDPSVRIVGVIVNKAGSARHAGEVVSALESTGVPVLGVLQRDDGIVAPSRHLGLVPADERDDAAHALDRLADQIAERIDLDQLLALARTAPDLDVEPWDPATEVHPPGGALASTSSGVLDADAPLSGGGAGASKPVVAMAGGRAFTFRYAETEELLRAAGCDVVTFDPLTDETLPEGTAGLYLGGGFPEVHAAGLAANAPLRDALRDAVESGMPTVAECAGLLYLCRSVDGVPMVGAIDADAVMSPRLTLSYRSVVVPTDQLMGVAGTRVTGHEFHRTKLVDAVEQSTAAWLLEGDGHGIGSDTLHASYLHTHWAGHPRIAQRFADAVHAHKPTAAAPRPSPVPAGPDVLTDTPSASLQNRQAQREGLAFHGDAELAEGLLDFAVNIHDDPRPTWLDEALRVDVGSYPDAAEAERAVARRHGRADHEVLATAGAAEAFMLVARMRAWKRPVVVHPQFTEPDAALLAAGHPPHHVVCDPANGFALDPTLVPSDADLVVIGNPTNPTSVLHPAQTIRMLLRPDRVVVVDEAFMDSVPGEQHSLAGTHLPGLLVVRSLTKLWSIPGVRAGYVLGAAHLLDELRTQQSPWSVSAQAIAAMTATTSEQALAEAARRTTRIAQHRAVLTDGLAELGIPFVAPSAPFVLARPGRGSHEKLRTAGYAVRRADTFPGLDDSWVRIAVRRPDTTRKLLATMRVELS
- the cobA gene encoding uroporphyrinogen-III C-methyltransferase, with product MLDIGSVTLVGGGPGDPGLVTVAGREAIETADVIVTDRLAPLAALAWARPDAEIIDVAKIPGGRSTSQDDINQLLVEHAKAGRHVVRFKGGDNFVFGRGGEELLACHDAGIPTRVVPGVSSAIAAPALAGVPVTHRGLTQGFTVVSGHVPPGHPDSTLDYAALAHSGTSIVVLMGVRTLEAICAALVEGGLDPATPAAVVADGSLPSQRVVRATVATIAEAAAELRPPAVAVIGEVADIDGLTEVAGA
- a CDS encoding histidine phosphatase family protein, translating into MILWVRHGQSTWNVLDRMQGHELSPPLTELGREQAQHAAESLAGRGVVRLLSSPATRALETAEIIGAHLGLEVEVEPLLLEKGLDENYTNVLVRVQQFLDRHSVDRDLPDHTVAVSHGDTIGLAVGLLSGQRPEPPANGSITSVDPATREVDVTVPPR